One Pseudomonas sp. MM213 genomic window, ATTGGGCACCTGTCCGTAGTCGTCCAGCCACTCGATCACATGCTGTAAGCCCTCGACATAAGCGGCGCGGTAACCGGCTTCATCGTGATCGGTGGCTGCCGCGCAATACACCAGGTAGTCCACCGCACCGACCGGCCAGGTTTGCGGGCAATCCTTGTTGAACAAGTCACCGGCAACGCCAATCACCCCCTCGGGCAGGCGCGAGACGTCACGGCGCAGGCCATGGACCTCCCACCCGCAAGCGAGCAATTGTGTAGCCAGACGACTGCCGACATCACCGCAGCCGGCGATCAAAACAGAGGGCGCGGACATCAAAAAACTCCTATCGGAAAGCCACAGACTAGCGCCGGCAATGGACGAGCGGCTAGCAATGAAGGAAAAAAAGATACTCTATTACTTCTGTTAACAAGAATTACTTGCAATAATGCCCGCCACTTTTGTTCTCGGCCTTCGAGGCCTGGAAGAACATTTACCGTCTTTTCCTCTCAGGTCCGGCCAGCATGACACGCAATCAATTCCCCGCTTCGCCAACCAATCGACCTCGCGCCTGGAGCGCGGTGGCCGCCCTGTTGCTCAGCCTGATGCTGGCGCCAACCGCCGCCTTCGCTGACGCACAAGCCCCGGCCACCCCAGCCGCCGCCACTGCGCCCGCTCCCGCCGAGCACTCTGCCGAACACGCCGCACCGGTTGCCACCGATCCGGCCCAGGCCGTAGACGCCGCTGGTGAAGACGCGCCGCAAGTCCTCGAAGCCGACAACAGCCTGGGCATGGCCCATGACCTGTCGCCGTGGGGCATGTACCAGAACGCCGACATCATCGTGAAAATCGTGATGATCGGCCTCGCCATCGCGTCGATCATCACCTGGACCATCTGGATCGCCAAGGGCTTCGAGCTGATGGGCGCCAAGCGCCGTCTGCGCACCGAAATCGTCCACCTGAAGAAGGCGGCCACCCTCAAGGAAGCCAGTGTAACGGCAGCCAAGCCCGGCACCCTCGCCAACCTGTTGGTGCACGATGCGCTGGAAGAGATGCACCTGTCGACCAACAGCCGTGAGAAAGAAGGCATCAAGGAACGCGTCGCCTTCCGTCTCGAGCGCCTGGTCGCAGCCTGCGGTCGCAACATGAGCAGCGGCACCGGCGTACTCGCCACCATCGGCTCTACCGCGCCGTTCGTGGGCCTGTTCGGCACCGTGTGGGGCATCATGAACAGCTTCATCGGCATCGCCAAAACCCAGACTACCAACCTCGCCGTCGTGGCTCCCGGCATCGCCGAAGCCTTGCTGGCCACCGCGCTGGGCCTGGTTGCCGCGATTCCAGCCGTTGTGATCTACAACGTGTTCGCCCGCTCCATCGCCGGCTACAAGGCGCAAGTGTCCGACGCCTCGGCAGAAGTCCTGTTGCTGGTCAGCCGCGACCTCGACCACCAGCCTGAGCGCAGCTCGCAACCGCACATGGTGAAAGTGGGGTAATCGGCCATGGGCCTGCATTTGAAAGAAGGCGCAGACGACGATCTGGCCGAGAACCACGAAATCAACGTCACGCCGTTCATCGACGTGATGCTGGTGCTGTTGATCATCTTCATGGTGGCCGCTCCGTTGGCCACCGTGGACATCAAGGTCGACCTGCCTGCCTCCAGCGCCAAACCGGCGCCGCGGCCAGAGAAACCGGTGTTCCTCAGCGTCAAAGCTGACCAGCGCCTGTTCCTCGGCGAAGACGAAGTGAAAGCCGAAGCACTCGGCGCCACGCTCGACGCCAAGACCCAGGGCAAGAAAGACACGACGATCTTCTTCCAGGCCGATAAAGGCGTGGACTACGGCGACCTGATGAGCGTGATGGACAACCTGCGCGCTGCCGGCTACCTGAAGGTCGGTCTGGTCGGACTCGAGACGGCAGTGAAGAAATGATCACGACGCGCCATAAGCTGACGCGTTACGGCGGTAGCCTGGCCGTGGTGCTGGGCGTCCATGCGCTGGCCATTGCGCTGGCGCTGAACTGGACGTCGCGCCCACCTATCGAGCTGCCGCCGCAGGCGATGATGGTCGAGTTGGCGCCGGTTCCGGCACCACCTCCTCCGGCACCGCCGAAGGTGATAACGCCGCCACAACCCCCTGCTCCGGTGGAAGAGCTGCCGATCCCGAAACTGGCCGAAGTGCCGAAGGCAGAAATCAC contains:
- the exbB gene encoding tonB-system energizer ExbB, which gives rise to MTRNQFPASPTNRPRAWSAVAALLLSLMLAPTAAFADAQAPATPAAATAPAPAEHSAEHAAPVATDPAQAVDAAGEDAPQVLEADNSLGMAHDLSPWGMYQNADIIVKIVMIGLAIASIITWTIWIAKGFELMGAKRRLRTEIVHLKKAATLKEASVTAAKPGTLANLLVHDALEEMHLSTNSREKEGIKERVAFRLERLVAACGRNMSSGTGVLATIGSTAPFVGLFGTVWGIMNSFIGIAKTQTTNLAVVAPGIAEALLATALGLVAAIPAVVIYNVFARSIAGYKAQVSDASAEVLLLVSRDLDHQPERSSQPHMVKVG
- the exbD gene encoding TonB system transport protein ExbD — protein: MGLHLKEGADDDLAENHEINVTPFIDVMLVLLIIFMVAAPLATVDIKVDLPASSAKPAPRPEKPVFLSVKADQRLFLGEDEVKAEALGATLDAKTQGKKDTTIFFQADKGVDYGDLMSVMDNLRAAGYLKVGLVGLETAVKK